Within Oncorhynchus masou masou isolate Uvic2021 chromosome 17, UVic_Omas_1.1, whole genome shotgun sequence, the genomic segment actggtgggaaaatgcacatTTTCTTCATGCAGTTTTAGAATATTCACAAAAAAATCAATTTGCCGATTGAATGAAAAACTATCGACTGTCACTTTTTGTTTTTCTCCTTCATAACTCTCATGCATACACAAGCTGTCACATCCACACACAGGTGCGCACACACGCATGCGCGTATGCACTGTGTGCCATAGAGGCGTGTTGAGGGGAGCTAGCCTGCTGCGTGTCTGCATTTTATGTGTTCGTGTGCACGTGTGTATTGACAGGTCTACCATGACAGTGAAGAGGGCCAGAGGTATATCCAGTTCTACAAGCTCAATAAGTTTCCCTATATCTCCATTTTGGATCCCCGCACAGGTGAGGCCTGCTCTGAGTCTCTTGAGTGTTTAAACAGTTACTAATATTAAAAAGGTATGACTGACGATGCTCGTGTTTGACCGTTCTGCAGGTCAGAAGATGGTGGAGTGGAACCAGTTGGACGTTGCGTCGTTTCTGGAACAGGTGACGGGCTTCTTGACGGAACACGGCCATCTAGACGGCCCGGCGTCCAGCCACCCGCCCCCGGCCAAACGGGCCCGCTCCGTGAGtctctgctcactctctctctctccctctctttcttattAAATACTGTCCATATTGCTCATTCCAGTCACATTATCACTTTATTCTCTCACTctgttcactctttctctccatcacttctgtctctctctccatcacttctGTCTATCTCACACCTCTATTTGAtgtgttctctttctctgtctgtcttctcggTCTGTTCTATCCCAGGAAAGTCTGATAGACGCCAGTGAGGACAGCCAGTTGGAGGCAGCCATCAAAGCCTCTCTCCAGGAGACCCACTATGAGTCGTCCTCCGCCCCCAACCTCCCCGACTCCCCCCACTCTGTAGAGGTAGACTCGGATGGAGACTCAGACGATGAGCCCTTCTCCGACAGCGAGGGCCTCATCTCTGTCGACGGCTCGGACAATGAGACAACAGAACCACAGGAGGGCAGCTCCTGCTCCACAGGCGGAGACACCCCTCCTGGACCAGCCCCTCCCACATCTGCAGCTGTAGCCCCCCAGCCCCCGCCACAGCCGGACAGCCCACCTGCCCGTCACAGGAAGTCCCCCCACAACGAGAACAGCCACAGGAAAGAGGAGAGCAAAAGAACCACCTGGAGCCTCTGGCGGCTGCGCCGGCCCACTCCCAGGCCGACCCAGACTCTGGGGAGAACCATCGCACCGCAACAGGCCAAAGCTCCAAATCTGTTACGACGGAAACCTCCGACCTCGACTGCCTTGATGACAATGGTACTAAAatgatgcctgtgtgtgtgtgtccatgcatcaTGTTCAAGTGTCTAGATTGTGCGTGCGTATCTACGATTTACGTCTTCATCCGTCCCTACTCTGACTGCACTCTTTCTGTATTGTGTGTTCAGGTCCCAAGGCCAGACTGATGCTGCGCTAtccagacggacagagagagcagaTCGCCCTGTCGTCCAAGGCCAAGCTTATGGTGAGAATGTATTCTTGTGCTAGACCTTGTGTTAAATTCaattaatgaaaaaaaaaaaatctaaatcctGGTTAATTTTCAGTTCAAGAATTGATGTTCAATTCTTCACCTGATTTGACTCAGTGGAAATGCAGCTGATCCCAACCCCCGGTACACTATATATAAAAAAGTAGGTGGACAcccaccccttcaaatttgtggattcagctgtttcagccacacccgttgttcacaggtgtataaaattgagcacgcagccatgcaatctccattgccAAATATAAGCAggagaatgaccttactgaagagctcagtgacattcaatgtAGCTtcatcataggatgccatctttccaacaagtcagtttgtcaaatatctgcccggctagagctgccctgggtcaactataagtgctgttattgtgaagtgtaaacgtctaggagcaacaatggctcagctgcaaAATgggaggccacacaagctcacaaaacggGTAGTGAGCTGTCCTCGGTTGCagcactcactactgagttccaaactgcctctggaagcaacgtcagcacaacaactgtttgtcgggagcttaatgaaatgggtgtccatggccgagcagccgcacacaagcc encodes:
- the LOC135558617 gene encoding LOW QUALITY PROTEIN: UBX domain-containing protein 7-like (The sequence of the model RefSeq protein was modified relative to this genomic sequence to represent the inferred CDS: inserted 1 base in 1 codon) → MAALGDGSAPAVNGLIQQFTAITGATESVGKHMLEACNNNLEMAVTMFLDGGGIAEEPSTSSSSAGASSSRAPPADDQVRAPIPQKQDILVEPEPMFGAPKRRRPARSIFDGFRDFQTETIRQEQELRNGSAVDKKLSTLADLFRPPVELMHKGSFETAKDCGQLENKWLMINIQNVQDFACQCLNRDVWSNDAVRTIIREHFIFWQVYHDSEEGQRYIQFYKLNKFPYISILDPRTGQKMVEWNQLDVASFLEQVTGFLTEHGHLDGPASSHPPPAKRARSESLIDASEDSQLEAAIKASLQETHYESSSAPNLPDSPHSVEVDSDGDSDDEPFSDSEGLISVDGSDNETTEPQEGSSCSTGGDTPPGPAPPTSAAVAPQPPPQPDSPPARHRKSPHNENSHRKEESXKNHLEPLAAAPAHSQADPDSGENHRTATGQSSKSVTTETSDLDCLDDNGPKARLMLRYPDGQREQIALSSKAKLMALVRHVQSKGYPNERFELVTNFPRRKLAHLDYDVTLQEAGLCPQETVFVQERN